One window from the genome of Penaeus monodon isolate SGIC_2016 chromosome 4, NSTDA_Pmon_1, whole genome shotgun sequence encodes:
- the LOC119572284 gene encoding uncharacterized protein LOC119572284 encodes MKELLMLLALAAAMVAVQACREKSECHELMHDVMHKDNMKEIIGSCMEENGIVPDIGRRSGGRRQKRSPHMMRFISRLPEANQTALAECIFEKEGLLTVSFLFIYLNFTPM; translated from the exons ATGAAGGAGCTGTTGATGCTGCTCGCTCTCGCGGCCGCCATGGTGGCGGTTCAGGCTTGCAGGGAAAAAA GTGAATGCCACGAGCTGATGCACGATGTGATGCATAAAGACAACATGAAGGAAATTATAGGAAGCTGTATGGAGGAAAATGGAATCGTCCCTGATATAG GTCGACGATCTGGTGGCCGCAGACAAAAGAGAAGCCCTCATATGATGCGATTCATTTCACGTCTTCCTGAAGCAAATCAAACAGCCCTAGCCGAGTGTATCTTCGAGAAAGAAGGCCTTCTCACAGTGAGtttcctctttatatatttaaactttacACCAATGTAA
- the LOC119572277 gene encoding uncharacterized protein LOC119572277, which translates to MKELLMLLALAAFMVAVQASRRGSECHDVMFEVMHMGNMTEVIGRCMEENGIIPNLNGPGRRPGGSRRRNRFGRGKRSPHMMRFISRLPEANQTALGECIFENEGFLTDGGMFNATAFTDDLIAKLEEIEQSPEADVMLATIKDGVCVVEESKPSLMVVFGFIKCLKGRCDSSSEA; encoded by the exons atgAAGGAGCTGTTGATGTTGCTCGCGCTCGCGGCCTTCATGGTGGCGGTTCAGGCTTCCAGGAGAGGAA GTGAATGCCACGACGTGATGTTCGAGGTGATGCATATGGGAAACATGACGGAAGTTATAGGAAGGTGTATGGAGGAAAATGGAATCATCCCAAACCTAAACG GGCCTGGACGACGACCTGGTGGCAGCAGAAGGCGTAACAGATTTGGCAGAGGAAAGAGAAGTCCTCATATGATGCGGTTCATTTCACGTCTTCCTGAAGCAAATCAAACAGCCCTAGGCGAGTGTATCTTCGAGAACGAAGGCTTTCTCACA GATGGTGGTATGTTCAATGCGACGGCGTTCACAGATGACCTGATCGCTAAGTTAGAAGAAATAGAGCAATCTCCGGAAGCAGATGTTATGTTGGCTACCATTAAGGACGGCGTTTGTGTAGTCGAGGAGAGCAAACCTAGC TTGATGGTGGTCTTCGGTTTCATAAAGTGCCTCAAAGGTAGGTGTGACTCATCATCTGAAGCATAA
- the LOC119572283 gene encoding uncharacterized protein LOC119572283, with protein MKELLMLLALAAAMVAVQACREKSECHELIHDVMHKDNMKEIIGSCMEENGIVPDIGRRSGGRRQKRSPHMMRFISRLPEANQTALAECIFEKEGLLTEEGLFDATTFTEVLVAKLGEAQQTTQAEAMLAAIEDGVCVVEEGEPNLRLVFDFIWCLKEECKDVTDTSSEEA; from the exons ATGAAGGAGCTGTTGATGCTGCTCGCTCTCGCGGCCGCCATGGTAGCGGTTCAGGCTTGCAGGGAAAAAA GTGAATGCCACGAACTGATACACGATGTGATGCATAAAGACAACATGAAGGAAATTATAGGAAGCTGTATGGAGGAAAATGGAATCGTCCCTGATATAG GTCGACGATCTGGTGGCCGCAGACAAAAGAGAAGCCCTCATATGATGCGATTCATTTCACGTCTTCCTGAAGCAAATCAAACAGCCCTAGCCGAGTGTATCTTCGAGAAAGAAGGCCTTCTCACA gaagagggtTTGTTCGATGCGACGACGTTCACAGAAGTCTTGGTCGCCAAGTTAGGAGAAGCACAGCAAACTACGCAAGCAGAAGCCATGTTGGCTGCCATTGAGGACGGCGTTTGTGTAGTCGAAGAGGGCGAACCTAAC TTGAGGCTGGTCTTCGATTTCATATGGTGCCTCAAAGAAGAGTGTAAAGATGTAACCGACACATCATCTGAAGAAGCATAA
- the LOC119572282 gene encoding uncharacterized protein LOC119572282 translates to MKELLMLLALAAAMVAVQACREKSECHELMHDVMHKDNMKEIIGSCMEENGIVPDIGRRSGGRRQKRSPHMMRFISRLPEANQTALAECIFEKEGLLTEEGLFDATTFTEVLVAKLGEAQQTTQAEAMLAAIEDGVCVVEEGEPNLRLVFDFIWCLKEECKDVTDTSSEEA, encoded by the exons ATGAAGGAGCTGTTGATGCTGCTCGCTCTCGCGGCCGCCATGGTGGCGGTTCAGGCTTGCAGGGAAAAAA GTGAATGCCACGAGCTGATGCACGATGTGATGCATAAAGACAACATGAAGGAAATTATAGGAAGCTGTATGGAGGAAAATGGAATCGTCCCTGATATAG GTCGACGATCTGGTGGCCGCAGACAAAAGAGAAGCCCTCATATGATGCGATTCATTTCACGTCTTCCTGAAGCAAATCAAACAGCCCTAGCCGAGTGTATCTTCGAGAAAGAAGGCCTTCTCACA gaagagggtTTGTTCGATGCGACGACGTTCACAGAAGTCTTGGTCGCCAAGTTAGGAGAAGCACAGCAAACTACGCAAGCAGAAGCCATGTTGGCTGCCATTGAGGACGGCGTTTGTGTAGTCGAAGAGGGCGAACCTAAC TTGAGGCTGGTCTTCGATTTCATATGGTGCCTCAAAGAAGAGTGTAAAGATGTAACCGACACATCATCTGAAGAAGCATAA